In Candidatus Aminicenantes bacterium, a single genomic region encodes these proteins:
- a CDS encoding serine/threonine protein kinase encodes MARLDSWPAPIYNRNSFSESPYGNRFNKQFVGMKRSQDDSQSVLTGRTHAEDHEFVSLPAGTRITKRYRVVRFLGKGGFATVYEAVDEILNEKVALKVFHQGVNLDRNSMLRIKREISLSRRIADPRVVKVFSLDRWLDRWFLVMELVEGETLKQRLDREGAGSWQAFQPVFLEILAGISALHALHFVHRDIKPSNIMLVQGGGVKILDFGLAKDLGDPERSFNLNEVVGTPRYLSPEQLQGVEVGVRSDVFQLGLLLQTVLRGSSPLEGMDTLSVLAHRMGRTPVALRLEGLRVPTQVRLGLERSLRRLPGGRFRDAAAMHAYFSSSRVGRRVICTWLRKLAPGAALLLMLGVAAGALFWTSREPAIPARVRIEGNLLKLLDERGAIMWAKDFSPRSIYRAVLQPCRPPLQLFRSNHAIHHLVTVFFSAEAGMDQDSQPTLGSTESDARMMQIDTAGNVILDRPLSVFIRAGDYGFIPRSYIEEFQTRDLDGDGSVETIARVIHARGMFPSAFLFLTNGRLVWINSPGHIGKWTAVPEENHRWRFFFSGRANRMGHLDFVARIVFDFGKDSRGGHIGLIPHLNEDKIEIAHQLNLLAYFPQGFLYEDEGSMPHQGPIEMVNRSGVRLRIEEDGTMRLGTGVEAQVFVDPPERLRHVYTEIQKARIACDLHSQMEEAAARLERAAESGVENPWLQSVIALYRGDVEVRRGRYASGRRLLRRALGLYPQSNDAVLRLLETAFLEKGPEEALHLIEAEFRKFDRFWGLTRGRDFFKALCLLQKGDFESARLFSQRMQQDEPRNAALLRSLTGLMCGDAIVADLPRDNGNMSLLYTWEEYRLLEGRAHLLAGDGSGRGEFCFHDVNAYSRVRRHLAAMSLAWYTLKDNRRHEAERMASEAFTDLEKRIRGDMEARFWWFYDAWVYGRVMDELGRREEARRGYEACIAANPHTALAAAARQRLAGLQVAQGF; translated from the coding sequence ATGGCCCGACTTGACTCATGGCCGGCTCCTATCTATAATAGAAACTCTTTTAGCGAAAGCCCTTACGGTAACCGATTCAACAAACAATTTGTCGGCATGAAGCGTAGCCAGGATGACTCTCAATCCGTCCTTACCGGGCGTACCCATGCAGAAGACCATGAATTTGTATCCCTGCCGGCCGGCACGCGCATCACCAAGCGTTATCGGGTGGTGCGCTTTCTGGGGAAGGGCGGGTTTGCCACCGTGTATGAGGCGGTTGATGAGATTCTGAATGAAAAAGTGGCGCTCAAGGTATTTCACCAGGGCGTTAACCTTGATCGCAACAGCATGCTGCGCATCAAGCGTGAGATCAGCCTTTCACGGCGCATTGCCGACCCCCGGGTGGTCAAGGTTTTCTCTCTGGACCGCTGGCTGGACCGCTGGTTCCTGGTTATGGAGCTGGTTGAAGGCGAGACCCTGAAACAACGCCTGGACCGTGAGGGAGCCGGGTCATGGCAGGCGTTCCAGCCGGTTTTCCTGGAAATCCTGGCCGGGATCTCGGCCTTGCATGCCCTTCACTTTGTTCACCGGGACATCAAGCCCTCCAACATCATGCTGGTTCAAGGCGGGGGAGTCAAGATCCTGGATTTCGGATTGGCCAAGGACTTGGGTGACCCGGAACGAAGTTTCAATTTGAATGAAGTGGTTGGAACTCCCCGCTATCTTTCTCCGGAGCAGCTCCAGGGTGTGGAAGTGGGTGTTCGCTCCGATGTGTTCCAGTTGGGTTTGTTGCTGCAGACGGTACTGCGTGGTTCTTCGCCCCTGGAGGGCATGGACACGCTTTCCGTTCTGGCCCACCGCATGGGCAGAACTCCGGTCGCGCTGAGATTGGAGGGACTGCGGGTTCCCACGCAGGTAAGGCTGGGACTGGAGCGATCTTTGCGCAGGTTGCCCGGGGGCAGATTCCGCGACGCCGCGGCCATGCATGCCTATTTCTCTTCTTCCCGGGTCGGTCGCCGCGTGATTTGTACCTGGTTGCGCAAATTGGCTCCCGGTGCGGCCTTGTTGCTCATGCTGGGAGTCGCGGCCGGAGCCTTGTTCTGGACTTCGCGTGAGCCCGCCATTCCCGCCCGGGTGCGAATCGAGGGCAATCTCCTGAAACTGCTGGATGAGCGGGGCGCAATCATGTGGGCCAAGGATTTCAGCCCCCGTTCGATTTACCGGGCCGTGCTGCAGCCATGCCGCCCGCCCTTGCAATTGTTTCGCAGCAATCATGCCATCCATCACCTGGTAACCGTGTTTTTTTCCGCGGAAGCCGGAATGGATCAGGACAGCCAACCCACTTTGGGAAGCACCGAGAGTGATGCGCGCATGATGCAGATTGATACCGCGGGCAATGTGATACTGGACCGTCCGCTATCTGTCTTTATTCGGGCCGGTGATTACGGTTTTATTCCCCGGAGTTACATCGAGGAGTTCCAGACCCGGGACCTGGACGGAGACGGTTCAGTCGAAACCATTGCGCGCGTGATTCACGCCAGGGGCATGTTTCCCTCCGCATTTTTGTTCTTGACCAACGGCCGGTTGGTTTGGATAAATTCTCCCGGCCATATCGGCAAATGGACCGCTGTGCCGGAAGAAAACCACAGATGGCGCTTCTTTTTTTCCGGCAGGGCGAACCGCATGGGGCATCTTGATTTCGTTGCCCGTATTGTCTTTGACTTTGGTAAAGATTCGCGTGGAGGACATATCGGGCTGATTCCCCATTTAAACGAGGACAAAATAGAAATCGCGCATCAACTAAACCTGCTTGCGTATTTTCCCCAGGGTTTCCTGTACGAAGACGAAGGTTCAATGCCGCATCAGGGGCCGATCGAAATGGTCAATCGTTCAGGTGTCCGATTGCGCATTGAAGAGGACGGTACCATGCGGTTGGGAACAGGTGTTGAAGCGCAAGTGTTTGTGGACCCGCCGGAAAGGTTGCGGCATGTGTACACAGAGATCCAGAAAGCCCGGATCGCCTGCGACCTTCATTCTCAAATGGAAGAAGCGGCCGCACGCCTGGAACGCGCCGCTGAGTCGGGTGTTGAAAATCCCTGGTTGCAATCGGTTATTGCGCTTTACAGAGGAGACGTGGAAGTGCGCCGCGGGCGGTACGCCAGCGGGCGGCGCCTGTTGCGCCGTGCCCTGGGCCTGTATCCGCAAAGCAATGATGCGGTCCTGCGACTGCTGGAAACCGCCTTTCTTGAAAAAGGTCCGGAAGAGGCATTGCACCTGATCGAGGCGGAATTTCGAAAATTTGACCGGTTCTGGGGACTGACCAGGGGGAGGGATTTCTTTAAAGCTCTGTGCCTGCTGCAGAAGGGAGACTTTGAGTCCGCTCGGCTGTTTTCCCAGCGCATGCAACAGGACGAGCCCCGAAACGCCGCATTGCTGCGTTCACTGACCGGGCTCATGTGCGGCGATGCCATTGTCGCGGACCTTCCCCGCGACAACGGGAATATGTCTCTGCTCTATACCTGGGAGGAATACCGCCTGCTGGAGGGCCGGGCCCATTTGCTGGCCGGAGACGGATCCGGTCGGGGCGAGTTCTGTTTCCATGATGTAAATGCCTATTCACGAGTACGGCGGCATCTGGCCGCCATGTCCCTGGCCTGGTACACGCTGAAAGACAATCGCAGGCACGAGGCGGAGCGCATGGCCAGTGAAGCGTTCACGGACCTCGAGAAACGAATCCGGGGTGATATGGAAGCCCGTTTCTGGTGGTTTTACGACGCCTGGGTGTATGGACGCGTCATGGATGAACTGGGTCGGCGCGAGGAAGCCCGCAGGGGCTACGAAGCCTGCATTGCCGCCAATCCCCATACGGCCCTGGCCGCCGCGGCCCGGCAACGCCTGGCCGGCTTACAGGTAGCCCAGGGTTTTTAA
- a CDS encoding DUF229 domain-containing protein, producing the protein MKKTLILIALSLLLFGCGDHSSKKELPNIILLTLDTLRADHLHCYGYEYETSPHINRFAAQSTLFEYAYTPIPKTSAAFCSMLTGLHPFIHKCAPNRGTVNAKLITLAEALKAKGYHTEAVVANANLARVFQFDQGFTNYTEVWNEVETKEETAPFITKRVLDFLKTPPGKPFFIWLNYIDPHTPYIPPQEHIQPRPQGRDIREVKPRLVAGMQREMNQKGHFHEGHFTALYDGSIHYVDSQVGRVLDQIEQSGLLKNSIIIVTADHGEDLGENNFYFNHGPLTFNAASRVPLMIRWPGKPPRRVRRVVSIMDITPTLFDALDIPAPKYPMQGRNLFTDRTQRRLKLFGQLGTFGMVAGHFHYIEVMPQLQRQLGLEPKYIFNILKDPYEKENLVADFSNLAESLSKEYKAYFSRHGYMNSANKAPAPELSEKEKRDLKTLGYL; encoded by the coding sequence ATGAAAAAAACCTTGATTCTGATCGCCTTGTCGCTGTTGCTGTTTGGTTGCGGCGACCATTCATCTAAAAAGGAACTCCCCAATATCATTTTACTTACCCTCGACACGCTGAGAGCCGACCACCTGCATTGTTACGGCTACGAATACGAAACTTCACCCCACATTAACCGCTTCGCAGCGCAATCAACATTGTTTGAATATGCTTACACCCCCATCCCCAAGACTTCAGCCGCTTTCTGCTCCATGCTGACCGGCCTCCATCCCTTTATCCACAAATGCGCCCCAAACCGCGGTACCGTGAACGCAAAGCTGATTACCCTGGCCGAGGCCCTGAAAGCCAAGGGTTATCATACCGAGGCCGTGGTGGCGAATGCCAACCTGGCCAGGGTTTTCCAATTCGACCAGGGTTTTACCAACTATACCGAAGTCTGGAACGAGGTCGAAACCAAAGAGGAAACAGCCCCCTTCATAACAAAAAGAGTCCTTGATTTTCTGAAAACCCCCCCCGGGAAGCCCTTTTTCATTTGGCTCAACTATATCGACCCACACACTCCCTACATTCCTCCCCAGGAGCACATTCAACCCCGACCACAGGGACGCGATATCCGCGAGGTCAAACCCAGGTTGGTCGCCGGCATGCAGCGGGAAATGAACCAGAAAGGTCATTTTCATGAAGGCCACTTCACCGCCCTCTACGACGGTTCCATTCACTACGTGGACAGCCAGGTCGGCCGCGTCCTGGACCAGATTGAACAATCCGGTTTACTCAAGAACTCAATCATTATTGTCACCGCTGATCACGGCGAAGACCTGGGCGAGAACAATTTTTACTTTAATCACGGGCCCCTGACTTTCAATGCCGCGTCACGGGTTCCCCTCATGATCCGCTGGCCGGGCAAACCACCGCGCCGCGTGCGCAGGGTCGTCAGCATAATGGACATCACACCCACACTGTTTGACGCATTGGACATACCCGCTCCCAAATATCCCATGCAGGGACGCAACCTGTTCACGGACCGCACCCAGCGTCGCTTGAAGCTCTTTGGCCAATTGGGTACTTTCGGCATGGTGGCCGGTCATTTCCACTACATCGAAGTTATGCCACAATTGCAACGCCAGTTGGGATTAGAGCCAAAATACATCTTTAACATCCTCAAAGACCCGTATGAAAAAGAGAACCTCGTCGCCGATTTCAGCAACCTGGCCGAGTCGTTGTCCAAGGAATACAAAGCCTATTTCTCACGTCACGGCTATATGAACAGTGCAAATAAAGCACCCGCCCCCGAATTATCGGAAAAGGAAAAGCGAGACTTAAAAACCCTGGGCTACCTGTAA